The segment CAACGCTGTGGCTCGAAATAGGCGGTGAGCGAGGATATCCCCAGAAGCATACATAAGTATGTGACTAGGGTAGCCGAACGCGGCCAACAACGCTGTAGCACGAAAGACATGGTATAAATAAAAAGGGAAAGAAATGACATTCCAAATCGACACACTCACCACCCTCTTCCTGACAGTAGTTTGCCTACTCATGGGTGTTCACCTCAAAAAACGCATTGAATGGCTGCAACGTTTTTGTATCCCTTCACCGGTTATTGGTGGATTTTTAGTCAGTTTGATTATCTGGGGATTAAAGTCTTTCGATTTAGCTGAGATTACGTTCGATACCAGCTTGCAATCATTCTTAATGGTGGCGTTCTTTACAACTGTTGGTATTGATGGCAGCTTCCGCGTATTAAAAAGCGGCGGACGCTTATTGATTACTTACTTGTTAATTTGCTGGACATTGGTTATTTTCCAAGACACCTTTGGTGCCGGTTTGGCGCATTTGCTAGGTATCGACCCAGTTATCGGGATCATGGCTGGCGGTGTTTCCTTAACAGGTGGACACGGTGGTGCGGCTGCCTTTGGTGGTATGGCTGAAGGTCTTGGCGTACAGTCTGCAACCGTAGCAGCGATTGCGGCTGCAACGTTTGGTCTGATTTCAGGAAGCCTATTAGGTGGCCCTATCGCAAGCTACTTAATTAAAAAACACAAAGTCACTATTCAAGCTGAAGATAATGTTGAAAGCATGAAAGTTGAAGAGAAACTGGCAGGTAAAATTGACTCTATCGACGCCCATGCATTCTTAAAAATGTTAGCGCTGATTTTAGGTGTAATGGTCGTCGGTCAATTTGCGTCTGCGCAATTCACTAAAGCCACAGGATTCTCTTTACCAAGCTATGTAGGCGCCATGATTATCGCGATTATTGTGCGCAACATTAACGACCAAGTTGAAATTGTTCGTATTAACCAAAAATCCATCAACTTAATTTCTGATGTTTCACTGGGCTTGTTCTTAACCATGGCGATGATGTCGCTTAAGATTTGGGAACTGAAAGTTATCGC is part of the Providencia zhijiangensis genome and harbors:
- the gltS gene encoding sodium/glutamate symporter — encoded protein: MTFQIDTLTTLFLTVVCLLMGVHLKKRIEWLQRFCIPSPVIGGFLVSLIIWGLKSFDLAEITFDTSLQSFLMVAFFTTVGIDGSFRVLKSGGRLLITYLLICWTLVIFQDTFGAGLAHLLGIDPVIGIMAGGVSLTGGHGGAAAFGGMAEGLGVQSATVAAIAAATFGLISGSLLGGPIASYLIKKHKVTIQAEDNVESMKVEEKLAGKIDSIDAHAFLKMLALILGVMVVGQFASAQFTKATGFSLPSYVGAMIIAIIVRNINDQVEIVRINQKSINLISDVSLGLFLTMAMMSLKIWELKVIALPLFIILLAQTIAIILFVVFVVFRLLGKNYDAAVMCSGMMGHGLGATPNAMANMSSVCERYKQVSMKAFMIVPLSGAVLIDLVGIPYHTWLINILS